From Flavobacteriales bacterium TMED191, one genomic window encodes:
- the ssb gene encoding single-stranded DNA-binding protein, translated as MAGSLNKVILIGNLGADPEIREMPDGTKMAKFSIATSERYTNKSGEKISNTDWHNIVLWRGTAEVAEKYLQKGDSVCIEGKLKTRSWEDENGNKKYATDVQGDSMTMLGSKKDSDNSNMGYTPPPTQLNNKKEDNVTSSSSTPESNSIDDLPFSN; from the coding sequence ATGGCTGGTTCGTTAAACAAAGTGATTCTAATTGGGAATTTAGGCGCTGACCCTGAAATTAGGGAAATGCCTGATGGTACAAAAATGGCGAAATTTTCAATTGCAACATCTGAAAGATATACAAATAAATCTGGTGAAAAAATATCAAACACTGATTGGCATAACATCGTTTTATGGAGAGGAACTGCTGAAGTTGCAGAAAAATATCTCCAAAAGGGAGATTCAGTTTGTATTGAAGGAAAGCTAAAAACACGTTCTTGGGAGGATGAAAATGGCAACAAAAAATATGCAACTGATGTTCAGGGAGATAGTATGACAATGCTTGGTTCTAAAAAAGATTCGGATAACTCGAATATGGGTTATACACCTCCACCAACACAACTTAATAACAAAAAAGAAGATAATGTTACGTCATCAAGCTCAACCCCAGAATCTAACTCTATAGATGACCTGCCATTTTCAAATTAA